The region GGAGCCCACCAGCTCCACCCCCCAGCCCGAGATCTCGCGCGCCGCCCGCTCCGGCAGCCCCTCGGCGAGCGTCTCGCCGTCCTCGACGAAGGTCTTGTAGGCGAGCACGGGCGCCCCGAGGTCGCGCACCGCCTCCCAGGCCAGGCGCAGCTCCTCCAGGTCGGTGAAGGTCTCCAGGAGCAGCGCGTCGGACCCGCCCTCCAGCAGCGCCTCGGCCTGCTCCCGGAAGAGGGCGCGGGCCTCCTCGCGCGGGACCCTGCCGACCGGCGCGAGCGGGCGGCCCAGCGGCCCTATGGCCCCGAGCACCAGCACCCTCTCCGCGGCCTCCGCGGCGGCCCGGCGCGCCAGGCGCGCCCCCGCCTCGTTGATCTCGCGCACCCTCTCCTCCAGCCGGTGCCCGGCGAGCTTTATCCGGTTGGCGGAGAAGGTGTTGGTCTCTATCGCCCGGGCCCCGGCGCGCACGTACTCCCCGTGCAGCCGCTCCACCAGCTCCGGGTGGGTGAGGTTGGCCCGGGCGTAGGGGTGGCCGTAGCCGACCCCCCGGTCGGCCAGCAGCGTGCCCATCGCCCCGTCCCCGACGAGCACCCGCCCGTCGAGCAAGTCCCTGAAGCTCGTGCCCATACCAGCCTTTCTCCGTAGTGCCACTGCGCGGGCGCGCCCGTCCGGAGGGAGGAGAGAGGCTGGCCGAAGACCGGCTGCCGGCTCATCTCTCGGAGTCTCCTCCGCGGGAATTGGCACCTGGCGCGGGCGTCCGCCGCCCGCCGGTTGCCGCGGCTTCGCAGGGCCCGTCCCTCCACCGCTCTCGATGAGCGCCCGGAAACAGCTCCGGCATTACACCACGATCACGGCCCGGTTGCAATCCTGACCGGGCAGAGCCCCAAGACCTCCCCCGGCTCCCGGAAGGCGCAGCCGGCGGCCAGCGCGAGCTTCTGCGGCCAGGTGGTCTCCGCCCGGCGGGAGAAGACATCGTAGCCGGCCTCCTCGATCCTGTCGAGGATGGCGGCGTAGAGCCGCCGGGCCACGAGCACCGCGTACCGCCGCCCGCGCGGGATGTACCCCATCCCCTCGTCGGCCGTGGCGTACAGCCCGCGGGCCCGCAGGATCTCGCACCGCATGAGCCCGGCGAAGCGCCCGTCCACCACCCCCTCTCCGAGCTCCTCCTCCCGGTAGCCGAACCGCTCGAGGTCCTCCAGCGGCAGGTATACACGCCCCCGCCGCCAGTCCTCGGCGATGTCCCGCAGGAAGTTGGTGAGCTGCATGGCCGTGCCGAGGGCCTCGGCGTGCGGGTAGGCCCGCTCGTCCTCCACCCCGAGCACCCGGCACATCATGATCCCCACGACCGCCGCGCTGCCGTAGGTGTACTCCTCGAGCTCCCGGTAGGTGGGGTAGCGGGTTACGCTGGTGTCCATCTTCATGCTACGCATGAAGGCGCGCACGTTGCGCTCCTCTATGCCGCAGCGGCGCGCCGTGTCGGCGAAGGCCCGGAGCACCGGGTTCTCGGTCCGCCCGCCGCGGCAGGCGGCGAGCGCCTCCTCCTCCAGCCTCTCCAGGGCCGCGAGCTGCCCCTCGGGGGGGAGCCTCCCGGGGTTGTCCACGATCTCGTCGGCGTAGCGCATGAAAGCGTAGAGGGCGTGCACCCCGCGCCGGACCTCCGGCTCCAGCAGGCGGGTGGAGAAGTAGTAGGTTCTGCTGTGGGCCCGCTGGATGCTGCGGCAGAGCCCGTAGCACTCCTCCAGCGAGAGCCCGCCATCCACGAGCGCCGCCCGGGCCGGGTCCACCCTCACGGGGCGCCCCCCGCCAGCAGCTCCCGCCGCATCCGCCCGGCCACCAGCCGGGCCCCGATGGCCACCAGCGGCACCCCCGTCCCGGGGTGGGTGCTCGCCCCGACGAAGTACAGGCCCTTCACGCTCCGGGAGGCGAGGGGGGGCCTGAAGTAGCCCACCTGCAGGATGCCGTGCCCGAGGCCGAACGCCGCGCCCTTCTCCAGGTTGTACTCCTCGCGCCAGTCCTCCGGGGTCCTCACCTTCTCGTAGAGCACGGAGCCCCTGTCTATGCCGCAGCGCTCCTCCAGAAGCCCGTACACCCTCTCGCGGAAGCCCGCCTCCTCCCTCCCCCAGTCCACCCCGCCGCCCAGGTGAGGCACGGGGACCAGCACGAGCAGCGAGTCCCCCCCCTCCGGCGCCATGCCGGGGTCGGTGCGCGAGGGGGCGGCCACGTAGAAGGAGGGGTCCTCCGGCAGCACCCGCCGGTCGAAGATGTCCTCGAAGTTCTCCCGGTAGCGCGCCGAGAGGAAGAAGTTGTGGTGGAGCAGCCCCCCGGCTCGTCTGCCGAGCCCCAGGTAGAGCATGTAGGCCGAGGCGGTGTACTCAAGGCGGGCGCGGCCGCGCAGCCGGAAGTCCCCGTCGGCCTCGCCCCCCAGCAGCTCCCGGTAGGCATACGGCAGGTCGGCGTTCACCAGCACCGCGTCGAAGGGCAGAGCCTCGCCGCCCACCCGGAGCCCTTCGGCCCGTCCCTTGGAGACCAGCACCCGCTCCACCGGGCTCCGGAGGTGCAGCCGGACCCCCAGCTCCCGGGCCAGGCGCGACGCGGCCTCCGCCAGCGAGTACATCCCCCCGCGGGGGAACCACAGGCCGTCCTCGGCCAGCTCCGTGTAGGGGAGCAGGGCGTAGACCGCCGGGGCCTCGAAGGGGGAGAGGCCGAGGTACATCGTCTGCAGGCTGAACGCCTGCCGGAGCCTCGTCGTGCGGAAGTAGCGGGAGACCGAGCGGTAGTAGTTGCCCAGCGCCCCCGTGCGCAGCAGCAGCCGCAGGTTGCGCGCGTTGAAGAAGTCCCGGGCGCGCTCGAAGTCCCGCTCCACGAACGCGCCGCGCCCCAGCCGGTACTTCAGGGCGGCGCTCTGCAGAAAGCGGTAGAAGCGCGGGGTGACGCCGGGCTCGAGGCGTTCGAGCTCCCGCAGAAGCTCCGGCAGCGACCGGCGCACCGTGAGCGACTCCCCGTCCCCGAAGTGGACCCTGTAGCCCCCGTCGAGCGGGACGAGCTCCAGGTAGTCCTCCAGCCGCCTGCCGGCGAAGCCGAAGAGCTCCCGGTAGACGTCGGTCATGAGCAGCAGGGTCGGGCCGGTGTCGAAGACGAAGCCCTCGCTCTCCAGCCTGCCCATCCTGCCGCCGGGCGCTGGGTTCTTCTCGAAGAGGTGGACCTCGAAGCCCATCCTCTGGAGCCTCACGGCGGCGAAGAGCCCGCCGAGCCCGGCCCCCACCACGCCCACCCTCTTCTGTACGCTCAGGTTTCCTCCGTCTCTTCCGGTGTATCCTTGAGAGTATAGACGGGATGCTAGCAGGCGCGTCCCGGGCGCCGGGTAAGGGGGTTTACGGAAAGCCGTGGGAGAGCCTGTTCCGGAGGTCGTGGTGAGCGGGCGCGGGGCCTCGCGGGTGCGCGCGGGCCACCCCTGGGTGTACCGCTCCGACCTTTTGCGGGCCGCCGGCGAGGCGGGGGACGTCGTCCGGGTGGAGGACCGCCGGGGGCGCTTTCTGGGCTACGCCTTCTACAACCCGCGCAGCGAGATAGCGCTGCGCGTCGCCGAGAGGCGCGAGGGGGTCGGGATAGACGGGGCCTGGTTCGGGAGCAGGCTGCGCGCCGCGCTGGAGTACCGGGCGGGCCTCGGGATAGACGGCGACGCCTACCGGCTGCTCCACGCCGAGGCGGACGGGGTCCCGGGTCTCGTGGCCGACGTCTACGGGGAGCACGTGGTGCTGCAGGTGGGCTCCGCGGCGGTGGAGCGGCGGCTGGAGCTCGTGGTGAGGGCCCTGGCGGAGCTCCTCTCGCCCGCCGGGGTGCTGCTGCGGGGGGACGCCGGCTCCCGGCGGCGGGAGGGGCTCCGGCGGACGGTCGCGGTGCTCCACGGGAAGGTGCCCGAGGCGGTGGTGGTACGCGAGGGGCCGGTGCGCTACCGGGTCCCGCTGTGGCGGGGCCAGAAGACCGGGGCCTTTCTCGACCAGCGGGAGAACCGGCTCGCCGCCGGGCGCCACGCCCGCGGGCGGGTGCTCGACGTCTTCTCCTACGGCGGGGGCTTCGCCCTGCACGCCGCCCGGCGGGCCGCCTCGGTGGAGGCGGTGGACTCCAGCGCCGCGGCGCTGGAGCAGGCCCGGGAGAACGCCCGGCTCAACGGGCTCGGCAACCTCTCGTTTGTCGAGGCGAACGCCTTCGACCTTTTGCGCGCCCGCTCCGACGCCGGGGAGGCGTACGACACGGTGATCCTGGACCCGCCCGCCTTCGCCCGCACCCGGCGCGACCTCCCGCGGGCCGCCCGCGCCTACAAGGAGATAAACCTCCGCGCCATGAAGCTGCTCGCCCCCGGCGGCGTCCTCGTCACCTGCTCCTGCTCCTACCACCTCTCCCGGGAGGCCATGGAGGGGGTGCTCCGCTCGGCGGCCGCGGACGCGGGCCGGAGCCTGCGGGTGCTGGAGTGGAGGGGGCAGGCCGCGGACCACCCGGAGGTGCTCAACATACCCGAGACCCGCTACCTCAAGTGCGCCGTCCTCGAGCGCCTCTGCTGAGGGCTCACTCGTACTGGAGGGCCTCCACCGGGTCCTTGCGGGCCGCGGTGCGGGCGGGGAGCAGCCCGGCGAGGGCGCCGATGGCGAGCCCGGAGAGGAGGGCGGCGGCGGCCGGGAGCCTGGGGTAGTAGAAGGAGACCTCGAACCCCCCGGCGCCGGTGCCCCGGACGAAGAGGTAGCCCAGCAGCGAGCCCACCGCCACCCCGACGAGGCAGCCGATGAGGCTGATGATCACGCCCTCCTCCACCACCAGCCGCCCGACCTGCAGCCGGGTGGCCCCGATGGCGCGCAGGATGCCTATCTCGCGCGTCCGCTCGAAGACGCTCATGGAGAGGGTGTTGACCACCCCGAAGGCGGAGACGGCGACCGAGACCCCCATGATGGCGTAGAAGAAGACGTACTGGCGGTTGAAGTCCCGCTCTATCTGCGCCTTCCACTCGGCGTTGGAGTAGAGGGTGAACTGGGGGTAGTTCCGCAGGATCTCCCGGATCCTTCGCTCCACCTCCCCCCGGTCGGCGCCGGGCGAGGTCTTCACGGCGAGGAACTCCCCCTCCCGCTCGCCCAGGTCGCGCGCCAGGGTCTCCCTGGAGAGGTAGACGCCGGAGCCGCCGCCGAGCACGTCGTTTGCGACGACGCCCGCGACCTCGTACTCTCTGGGTCCGCGGGGGGTGGGGAGCCTTATCTTTTCCCCGACCCGCAGGCCGCGCGAGGAGGCCAGCTGCCGGCCCACGAGGGCCGCGCCCTCGCCCTGCACGCGCCCGAAGGCCCCCGGGCCGCCGGAGGCGTAGTCTATGCGGAAGATGTCCGGGTAGCTTGCGTCCAGGCCGAACACGATGTAGGTGGCGTCCCCGCTGCGCAGGAAGGCGGAGGCTATGGCGGTGGTCTTCTCCACCCCCACCACCTTTCGCACCCGCTGCGGCAGGCGGTCGGAGAAGGCCGCGTCCGAGCTCTGGGTCGCGGGCTGTACGACGTAGTCGCTGCCCAGGGAGCCCTCCAGGTAGGCCCGGATGGAGCCGAGGACGCTCCCGCCCAGGGCGGCGAAGGCTATCACGAGGGAGACCCCGACCATGAGGGCCGAGGCGGTCAGGGCGGTGCGGACCCGGTTGCGGGCGGCGTTCGCCGCCGCCATCCGGCCCTCCACCCCGAAGAGCAGGCGCAGCCCGGGGGAGAGGAGCCCGGCCAGCGGGCGGACGAGGGCGGGCACGACCATCGAGACCCCGAGAAAGGCCCCCAGGACGGCGGCTATGCCGGAGGCGAAGACCGCGCCGTCGAGGCTGGCGGAGAGGTTCCTGGCGAGGTGGTAGGTCCAGGCGCCCCCCGCCAGGGCGAGGGCGAGCCCCGCGGCGGGGACGAGCCGGGCGAGGCGGGGGCGGCCCCGCCCGTCGCGCGCCGCCTCCCGGCGGGAGCGCATGGCCTCCACCGGGCTCACCCTCCCGGCGCGCAGCGCGGGGTAGAGGGCGGCCAGGGCGGTGACGGCGACGCCGACGGCGAGCGCGGAGAGGAGGGCGAAGGGGGAGACGGAGAGTGTGGTGATCTCGAACATGAACGCCCGCCCGAAGAGGTAGACCAGCCCCCAGGCCATGCCGTACCCGAGGAGCAGC is a window of Rubrobacter xylanophilus DSM 9941 DNA encoding:
- a CDS encoding ABC transporter permease; amino-acid sequence: MRLRSFHGLSLRSLAARPQRTLLTATGIVLGVGIVFGVITLSDTMSSTFRDLYSRAFGAAEVVVTASGGNGTFSEGVVREIREVPGAVRAAPRLSVPSSLILDRRREDGLPEVRGMRLFGVEPSSAALATGFALEGGRYPRRGAEVTLDAASAESVGVGIGEEVTLGTPDGPRRAEVVGLLRIPGGSFGGLSFAMAPLAWTQQAFGEKERISGVAVDAAEGTSPALLRERLDRRLGPGLAVERSETRTEQVTSQLQGFRISLLFFAGTALFVGAFLVFNALSMTVLERTRELGMLRALGSTRAMLARSVLLEALLLGAAGSLAGLLLGYGMAWGLVYLFGRAFMFEITTLSVSPFALLSALAVGVAVTALAALYPALRAGRVSPVEAMRSRREAARDGRGRPRLARLVPAAGLALALAGGAWTYHLARNLSASLDGAVFASGIAAVLGAFLGVSMVVPALVRPLAGLLSPGLRLLFGVEGRMAAANAARNRVRTALTASALMVGVSLVIAFAALGGSVLGSIRAYLEGSLGSDYVVQPATQSSDAAFSDRLPQRVRKVVGVEKTTAIASAFLRSGDATYIVFGLDASYPDIFRIDYASGGPGAFGRVQGEGAALVGRQLASSRGLRVGEKIRLPTPRGPREYEVAGVVANDVLGGGSGVYLSRETLARDLGEREGEFLAVKTSPGADRGEVERRIREILRNYPQFTLYSNAEWKAQIERDFNRQYVFFYAIMGVSVAVSAFGVVNTLSMSVFERTREIGILRAIGATRLQVGRLVVEEGVIISLIGCLVGVAVGSLLGYLFVRGTGAGGFEVSFYYPRLPAAAALLSGLAIGALAGLLPARTAARKDPVEALQYE
- a CDS encoding class I SAM-dependent rRNA methyltransferase, with translation MGEPVPEVVVSGRGASRVRAGHPWVYRSDLLRAAGEAGDVVRVEDRRGRFLGYAFYNPRSEIALRVAERREGVGIDGAWFGSRLRAALEYRAGLGIDGDAYRLLHAEADGVPGLVADVYGEHVVLQVGSAAVERRLELVVRALAELLSPAGVLLRGDAGSRRREGLRRTVAVLHGKVPEAVVVREGPVRYRVPLWRGQKTGAFLDQRENRLAAGRHARGRVLDVFSYGGGFALHAARRAASVEAVDSSAAALEQARENARLNGLGNLSFVEANAFDLLRARSDAGEAYDTVILDPPAFARTRRDLPRAARAYKEINLRAMKLLAPGGVLVTCSCSYHLSREAMEGVLRSAAADAGRSLRVLEWRGQAADHPEVLNIPETRYLKCAVLERLC
- a CDS encoding phytoene desaturase family protein — translated: MGVVGAGLGGLFAAVRLQRMGFEVHLFEKNPAPGGRMGRLESEGFVFDTGPTLLLMTDVYRELFGFAGRRLEDYLELVPLDGGYRVHFGDGESLTVRRSLPELLRELERLEPGVTPRFYRFLQSAALKYRLGRGAFVERDFERARDFFNARNLRLLLRTGALGNYYRSVSRYFRTTRLRQAFSLQTMYLGLSPFEAPAVYALLPYTELAEDGLWFPRGGMYSLAEAASRLARELGVRLHLRSPVERVLVSKGRAEGLRVGGEALPFDAVLVNADLPYAYRELLGGEADGDFRLRGRARLEYTASAYMLYLGLGRRAGGLLHHNFFLSARYRENFEDIFDRRVLPEDPSFYVAAPSRTDPGMAPEGGDSLLVLVPVPHLGGGVDWGREEAGFRERVYGLLEERCGIDRGSVLYEKVRTPEDWREEYNLEKGAAFGLGHGILQVGYFRPPLASRSVKGLYFVGASTHPGTGVPLVAIGARLVAGRMRRELLAGGAP
- a CDS encoding phytoene/squalene synthase family protein, which produces MRVDPARAALVDGGLSLEECYGLCRSIQRAHSRTYYFSTRLLEPEVRRGVHALYAFMRYADEIVDNPGRLPPEGQLAALERLEEEALAACRGGRTENPVLRAFADTARRCGIEERNVRAFMRSMKMDTSVTRYPTYRELEEYTYGSAAVVGIMMCRVLGVEDERAYPHAEALGTAMQLTNFLRDIAEDWRRGRVYLPLEDLERFGYREEELGEGVVDGRFAGLMRCEILRARGLYATADEGMGYIPRGRRYAVLVARRLYAAILDRIEEAGYDVFSRRAETTWPQKLALAAGCAFREPGEVLGLCPVRIATGP